The region CGCTGATTCAACTGCTCGATCTTCACAACAAGATGAGTGACCGAGTAAAGAAGCCAGTAGAAAATTAGAGCAGCACCGATCAACAACGCATTCCTCTGGCTTTTCATAATAGATTTCTGGTGACGGAGGTGCTCGGTTGGAGAGCAGGACTCGCCCTCGCAGCTCGGTCTCGTCTCATACTTCCAGTATATATCCATCAGCAGAAACAGGCAAAACGGAACCACCGACATAAACGGCTTCAGCAGATTGCGCGTCACCGCGAGCAGCCCCTTGCGCAGTCCGTCAAGGCCTGGGATGGTCAAGAGAAGGACCATG is a window of Populus nigra chromosome 10, ddPopNigr1.1, whole genome shotgun sequence DNA encoding:
- the LOC133704302 gene encoding uncharacterized protein LOC133704302, which encodes MALEWVVLGYAAGAEAIMVLLLTIPGLDGLRKGLLAVTRNLLKPFMSVVPFCLFLLMDIYWKYETRPSCEGESCSPTEHLRHQKSIMKSQRNALLIGAALIFYWLLYSVTHLVVKIEQLNQRVERLKSKE